One Oscillospiraceae bacterium genomic region harbors:
- a CDS encoding YlmH/Sll1252 family protein, translating to MASSSDPAAKTRGYIPPQNDEERRLMKRAEELCRVAESRGIPRYTGFLSDREQMLAEAACHKAGCESFRFWGGFEGAERQVLCIEPPDAWQEEPTAYLRMQTYDSGAKLPTHRDYLGSLLGLGLDRACIGDLLQDPDDAAVFYAVVLADKAEFITVNFTSAGHSPVHVETCTELPPRLLTGPERELHEATVSALRADAVLAAMMHTSRTKAAEYIAAGRVEVNHLPLRAAHEAMYEADIITVRGVGRFRLAEIGGKSKKDRQFISFYQY from the coding sequence ATGGCGTCTTCTTCTGATCCCGCCGCCAAAACGCGGGGCTATATCCCGCCGCAGAACGACGAGGAACGCCGCTTAATGAAGCGGGCAGAAGAACTTTGCCGCGTTGCCGAAAGCCGCGGGATTCCGCGGTATACCGGCTTTCTTTCTGACCGGGAACAGATGTTGGCCGAAGCTGCCTGCCACAAAGCGGGCTGCGAGAGCTTCCGCTTCTGGGGCGGGTTTGAGGGAGCCGAGCGGCAGGTGCTCTGTATCGAGCCGCCGGACGCCTGGCAGGAGGAACCCACCGCTTACCTGCGCATGCAGACCTACGACAGCGGCGCTAAACTGCCAACCCACCGAGATTACCTCGGTTCACTGTTAGGCTTAGGTTTGGACCGCGCCTGCATCGGTGACCTTTTGCAGGACCCCGACGATGCCGCTGTGTTTTATGCGGTGGTGCTGGCGGATAAAGCGGAGTTCATCACCGTAAACTTTACAAGTGCCGGGCATAGCCCCGTGCATGTGGAAACCTGCACCGAACTGCCGCCCCGCCTGCTGACCGGCCCCGAACGGGAACTGCACGAAGCCACCGTTTCGGCTCTGCGTGCCGATGCGGTGCTGGCCGCCATGATGCACACTTCCCGCACCAAAGCAGCGGAATATATCGCCGCAGGCAGGGTAGAGGTCAACCATCTGCCGCTGCGCGCCGCCCACGAGGCTATGTATGAGGCCGACATTATCACCGTGCGGGGCGTGGGACGCTTCCGCTTGGCGGAGATCGGCGGCAAAAGCAAAAAAGATCGCCAGTTCATATCCTTTTACCAGTATTGA